Proteins co-encoded in one Pseudarthrobacter chlorophenolicus A6 genomic window:
- a CDS encoding uracil-DNA glycosylase, which produces MAESEALFELDPESLPGGGFADLAQQPLDQLVAPDWAAALSGVEAELRQVLAFLGTEEAAGQHVLPAPSNVLRAFSQPLADVKVLIVGQDPYPTPGHAVGLSFAVDGKVRPIPRSLANIYRELESDLGLPPRIHGDLSAWAGQGVLLLNRVMSVRAGAAGSHRGKGWEKITTAAVTALAARTSADGSPLPLVAVLWGKDAESVRPLLGGRPAVSSAHPSPLSASRGFFGSRPFSGVNRLLQDQGAEAVTWELPPLP; this is translated from the coding sequence GTGGCTGAATCAGAAGCGTTGTTCGAACTGGACCCGGAGTCCCTTCCCGGCGGCGGCTTCGCTGACCTTGCGCAGCAGCCGCTGGACCAGCTTGTTGCCCCGGACTGGGCTGCCGCCCTCTCCGGCGTCGAAGCCGAACTCCGGCAGGTGCTCGCGTTCCTGGGCACGGAGGAAGCCGCGGGGCAACACGTCCTCCCCGCGCCGTCGAACGTCCTGCGCGCCTTCAGTCAACCGCTGGCGGACGTCAAAGTACTGATCGTGGGGCAGGACCCCTACCCCACGCCGGGACACGCCGTCGGCCTCTCCTTCGCCGTGGACGGGAAAGTGCGGCCCATCCCCCGCAGCCTTGCCAACATCTACCGGGAGCTTGAATCCGATCTTGGCCTGCCGCCGCGGATCCATGGAGACCTCTCCGCCTGGGCCGGCCAGGGAGTGCTGCTGTTGAACCGGGTCATGAGCGTCCGTGCCGGGGCGGCGGGGTCGCACCGGGGCAAGGGCTGGGAGAAGATTACGACGGCGGCAGTCACCGCCCTCGCGGCCCGCACGTCGGCGGACGGGTCACCCCTGCCGCTGGTTGCGGTGCTGTGGGGCAAGGACGCCGAGTCGGTGCGCCCCCTGCTGGGCGGCCGGCCTGCCGTGTCCAGCGCCCATCCCAGCCCGTTGTCGGCATCGAGGGGCTTCTTCGGTTCCCGGCCCTTCAGCGGTGTTAATCGGCTGCTGCAGGATCAGGGGGCGGAGGCCGTAACCTGGGAACTCCCGCCTTTGCCCTAG
- a CDS encoding DUF3263 domain-containing protein: MAEPAREHLTGYLPEDGGGDGGANPLLADFTLRDSSLTEREQQILALERQWWKYAGAKEQAVRELFDLSATHYYQVLNALIDREDALAHDPMLVKRLRRLRTSRHRARTARRLGSDA; encoded by the coding sequence GTGGCTGAACCGGCCCGGGAACATCTGACCGGTTACCTTCCGGAGGACGGCGGGGGAGACGGCGGTGCCAACCCGCTGCTGGCGGACTTCACCCTTCGGGATTCGTCCCTGACCGAGCGTGAGCAGCAGATCCTCGCCCTGGAACGGCAGTGGTGGAAGTACGCCGGAGCCAAGGAACAGGCTGTCCGGGAGCTCTTCGACCTCTCCGCAACGCACTACTACCAGGTGTTGAATGCCCTGATCGACAGGGAAGATGCGCTGGCCCACGATCCCATGCTGGTTAAGCGATTGCGTAGACTACGTACGTCGCGCCACCGTGCACGCACCGCGCGGCGCCTGGGATCCGACGCCTAG
- a CDS encoding LytR C-terminal domain-containing protein, translating to MTKYARDEFDKVPETASRQGVHRTATAPSRVRLWPILAVGIAALAIGLVSFLILPKLGLGGPDTQASAVVSEAPLAGTGATPSAAADKASEPSATAEPSTEPSAQATTEPEPAPSATAPAGPELDKTQPVAVYNAAGTSGLASRVGGTVKSAGWTLGQVGNWAGAPQQGSTVYYSGADQAANARELANLLGVPAVVESTEFQVPLVIVLGPGYR from the coding sequence ATGACCAAATACGCCCGCGATGAGTTCGACAAGGTCCCGGAAACCGCGTCGCGACAAGGTGTCCACCGGACGGCGACCGCCCCGTCCCGCGTTCGGCTGTGGCCCATCCTTGCCGTTGGCATTGCCGCCCTGGCCATCGGCCTGGTGTCCTTCCTGATCCTTCCCAAACTCGGCCTTGGCGGGCCCGACACCCAGGCCTCAGCGGTCGTATCCGAGGCGCCGCTGGCTGGCACAGGCGCCACGCCTTCCGCCGCTGCGGACAAGGCATCCGAACCGTCGGCAACGGCCGAGCCCTCCACGGAGCCCAGCGCCCAAGCCACCACCGAGCCGGAACCCGCGCCCAGCGCCACAGCACCGGCCGGGCCGGAACTGGACAAGACCCAGCCGGTAGCCGTCTACAACGCAGCCGGAACATCCGGACTCGCAAGCCGGGTGGGCGGAACGGTGAAGTCGGCAGGCTGGACCCTGGGACAGGTGGGCAACTGGGCCGGCGCCCCGCAACAGGGCTCCACGGTGTACTACTCCGGAGCGGACCAGGCAGCCAATGCGCGCGAGCTGGCCAACCTCCTGGGTGTGCCGGCCGTAGTGGAAAGCACCGAGTTCCAGGTCCCGTTGGTGATCGTCCTGGGGCCGGGCTACCGCTAA
- a CDS encoding cold-shock protein, producing the protein MALGTVKWFNAEKGYGFITVDGSGDDIFVHWSAIQGEGYRALDEGQRVELEVGEGEKGPQAESVRPAE; encoded by the coding sequence ATGGCACTGGGAACCGTCAAATGGTTCAACGCCGAAAAGGGCTACGGCTTCATCACCGTGGACGGCTCCGGGGACGATATCTTCGTGCACTGGTCGGCAATCCAGGGTGAAGGCTACCGGGCGCTCGATGAGGGCCAGCGGGTGGAACTGGAAGTGGGGGAGGGCGAAAAAGGCCCGCAGGCCGAAAGCGTCCGGCCCGCCGAGTGA
- a CDS encoding ABC transporter substrate-binding protein, with protein sequence MQPFRPAARRRPVFAASVAAVLALSACSGVTGNARVDTVEASGDGVLRVGLILDNSGDSSFLNTSQLAAAQLAVREINAAGGHKGRPVELLPVQAGGDTAAQAHALASDKADVVIGPTDSSHATEAIDVLSRARTPLISPANTAAGLSSAESGGYYFRTTAADIAQGPVLAKLAKDGGAKTIAILHQEGAYGKEVAAAVADAAPGAGLEVLDNAGFAAGEAGDAARKAGAAKPDAVVVVAREGAQGALAELNNAGVPGASLLLSDGAFARYGSKLGTKALDGARAVVSGQLPSAGFQARLLAVDDGLKDVSYAAETFDAVTLAALAAGRAQDDAGPSIAANLVAVSGGTAADSQGAAAAPCATYKDCLPALASGGSINYDGESGPIAFDTNGDITSATFTVFTYGSDNIPTATGRETAGRSGN encoded by the coding sequence ATGCAGCCTTTCCGCCCAGCGGCCCGCCGTCGACCGGTGTTTGCCGCATCCGTTGCTGCCGTCCTGGCCCTCAGTGCCTGCTCCGGCGTCACGGGCAATGCCCGCGTGGACACCGTTGAAGCATCCGGCGACGGAGTCCTCCGTGTTGGGCTGATCCTGGACAACAGCGGGGACAGTAGCTTCCTCAATACCTCCCAGCTCGCGGCGGCCCAGCTCGCCGTCCGGGAAATCAATGCTGCCGGCGGCCATAAGGGCAGGCCCGTGGAACTCCTTCCCGTCCAGGCCGGCGGGGACACTGCCGCGCAGGCGCACGCGCTGGCCTCCGACAAGGCGGACGTGGTAATCGGCCCCACCGATTCGAGCCACGCCACCGAGGCCATCGATGTCCTGTCCAGGGCGCGGACCCCGCTGATATCGCCAGCCAACACCGCCGCAGGCCTCAGCAGCGCCGAATCGGGCGGCTACTACTTCCGGACCACGGCCGCGGACATTGCACAGGGACCCGTCCTGGCCAAGCTGGCCAAAGACGGGGGCGCCAAGACCATCGCCATCCTCCACCAGGAGGGTGCCTACGGCAAGGAAGTTGCTGCCGCAGTTGCCGACGCTGCCCCAGGGGCCGGGCTGGAGGTTCTGGACAACGCCGGATTCGCCGCCGGGGAGGCCGGGGACGCCGCCCGGAAAGCCGGGGCCGCGAAGCCGGACGCCGTCGTCGTGGTTGCCCGCGAAGGGGCTCAGGGGGCGCTCGCGGAACTCAACAACGCGGGGGTCCCCGGGGCCAGCCTGCTGCTGAGCGATGGAGCATTCGCGCGTTACGGCTCGAAGCTCGGTACCAAGGCGCTGGACGGCGCCAGGGCCGTGGTGTCCGGGCAACTGCCCAGCGCAGGCTTCCAGGCCCGCTTGTTGGCCGTGGACGACGGGCTGAAGGATGTCTCGTATGCCGCGGAAACGTTCGATGCGGTGACCCTTGCCGCCCTGGCGGCGGGACGTGCCCAGGACGACGCCGGCCCCTCCATTGCTGCCAACCTCGTTGCCGTCTCCGGTGGGACCGCCGCGGACTCCCAAGGCGCGGCAGCGGCGCCCTGCGCCACCTACAAGGACTGCCTGCCTGCCCTCGCCTCCGGCGGCAGCATCAATTACGACGGCGAGTCAGGTCCCATCGCGTTCGACACCAACGGGGACATCACCTCCGCCACCTTCACGGTGTTCACCTACGGCAGTGACAACATTCCGACGGCGACGGGCCGCGAAACCGCCGGCCGCAGCGGCAACTGA
- the groL gene encoding chaperonin GroEL (60 kDa chaperone family; promotes refolding of misfolded polypeptides especially under stressful conditions; forms two stacked rings of heptamers to form a barrel-shaped 14mer; ends can be capped by GroES; misfolded proteins enter the barrel where they are refolded when GroES binds), translating into MAKIIAFDEEARRGLERGLNTLADAVKVTLGPRGRNVVLEKKWGAPTITNDGVSIAKEIELDDPYEKIGAELVKEVAKKTDDVAGDGTTTATVLAQALVKEGLRNVAAGADPLSLKRGIEKAVDAVTAELLNSAKEIETKEEIAATASISAGDDEIGALIAEALDKVGKEGVITVEESNTFGLELELTEGMRFDKGYISAYFVTDAERQETVLEDPYILIVNSKISNVKELVAVLEKVMQSNKPLLIIAEDIEGEALATLIVNKIRGTFKSVAVKAPGFGDRRKAQLADIAVLTGGQVISEEVGLKLETAGLELLGQARKVVVTKDETTIVEGAGDADQIAGRVSQIRAEIENSDSDYDREKLQERLAKLAGGVAVIKAGAATEVELKERKHRIEDAVRNAKAAVEEGIVAGGGVALIQAGAKAFANLQLSGDEATGANIVRVAIDAPLKQIAFNAGLEPGVVVDKVRGLPAGHGLNAATGEYVDLLAAGVNDPVKVTRSALQNAASIAGLFLTTEAVVADKPEKNAAPAGGDDMGGMGGMGGF; encoded by the coding sequence ATGGCCAAGATCATTGCATTTGATGAAGAGGCACGCCGCGGCCTTGAGCGGGGCCTGAACACCCTCGCCGACGCCGTTAAGGTCACCCTCGGCCCGCGTGGACGCAACGTCGTCCTCGAAAAGAAGTGGGGCGCCCCCACGATCACCAACGATGGTGTTTCCATCGCCAAGGAGATCGAGCTGGACGATCCCTACGAGAAGATCGGCGCCGAGCTGGTCAAGGAAGTTGCCAAGAAGACCGACGACGTCGCAGGCGACGGCACCACCACGGCTACCGTGCTGGCCCAGGCCCTCGTCAAGGAAGGCCTGCGCAACGTTGCAGCCGGCGCCGACCCGCTGTCCCTCAAGCGCGGCATCGAAAAGGCCGTTGACGCCGTCACCGCCGAACTGCTGAACTCCGCCAAGGAAATCGAAACCAAGGAAGAGATCGCCGCCACGGCCTCCATCTCTGCCGGTGACGACGAAATTGGTGCCCTCATTGCCGAAGCCCTGGACAAGGTCGGCAAGGAAGGCGTCATCACCGTCGAGGAATCCAACACCTTCGGCCTGGAGCTGGAACTCACCGAAGGCATGCGCTTCGACAAGGGTTACATCTCCGCTTACTTCGTCACCGACGCAGAGCGCCAGGAAACGGTCCTCGAGGATCCGTACATCCTGATCGTCAACTCCAAGATCTCCAACGTCAAGGAACTGGTTGCTGTCCTGGAAAAGGTCATGCAGTCCAACAAGCCGCTGCTGATCATCGCCGAGGACATCGAGGGCGAGGCCCTGGCCACGCTGATCGTGAACAAGATCCGCGGTACGTTCAAGTCCGTGGCCGTCAAGGCTCCCGGCTTCGGTGACCGCCGCAAGGCCCAGCTCGCCGACATCGCCGTCCTCACCGGCGGCCAGGTCATCTCCGAGGAAGTCGGCCTCAAGCTGGAAACGGCCGGGCTGGAACTCCTGGGCCAGGCACGCAAGGTTGTTGTCACCAAGGACGAGACCACCATCGTCGAGGGTGCCGGCGACGCCGACCAGATCGCCGGCCGCGTTTCGCAGATCCGTGCCGAGATCGAGAACTCCGACTCCGACTACGACCGTGAGAAGCTGCAGGAACGCCTGGCCAAGCTGGCCGGCGGCGTTGCAGTCATCAAGGCCGGTGCCGCCACGGAGGTTGAGCTCAAGGAGCGCAAGCACCGCATCGAAGACGCAGTGCGCAACGCCAAGGCTGCCGTTGAAGAGGGTATTGTCGCCGGTGGCGGCGTGGCCCTCATCCAGGCCGGTGCCAAGGCATTCGCCAACCTGCAGCTGTCCGGCGACGAAGCAACGGGTGCGAACATCGTCCGCGTTGCCATCGACGCCCCGCTGAAGCAGATTGCCTTCAACGCCGGCCTCGAGCCCGGTGTTGTGGTCGACAAGGTCCGCGGCCTGCCCGCAGGTCACGGCCTGAACGCAGCAACCGGCGAGTACGTCGACCTGCTGGCCGCCGGCGTCAACGACCCGGTCAAGGTAACCCGCTCTGCCCTGCAGAACGCAGCTTCCATTGCCGGCCTGTTCCTCACCACCGAGGCAGTTGTTGCCGATAAGCCGGAGAAGAACGCTGCTCCCGCCGGTGGCGACGACATGGGTGGCATGGGCGGAATGGGCGGCTTCTAA
- a CDS encoding ABC transporter substrate-binding protein: MTIPTVSRRRFQLGAAALAITLLATGCGAAGSSGGSDQVTLRFAWWGNEYLNAQTEKVIDAFEASHPNIKIESEPGEWGGYWDKLATKTAANDAPDVIQMDQKYIAEYGGRGALLDLSKQEEIDTSKLDKEALASGQYDGAQYGLSTGQNAYVIMANTKVFEAANVPVPDDTKWTWDEFLDIASKISASGDGKTYGAAYGSNEADLIIWLRQHGQNLYSQDGKLDFDTATAASFFERLKEQRDSKASPPATVATEDSGAGLEESLFGTNRVGMAWWWTNQLGSLESTTGSPIKMLRAPSQDGASAKNGMYYKPTMFWSASSRSKHPKEAAAFIDYLTNNPEAGAILMTDRGVPTNTEIVEGITPTLKPADTTVVSFLKDIAPDIKDAPPVPPVGAGSVQNVIKRYTDEVLYDRLTPQAAADAFKKEVEGMLASAKK, from the coding sequence ATGACGATTCCAACCGTAAGCCGGCGAAGGTTCCAGCTTGGAGCTGCAGCCCTGGCAATTACGCTGCTGGCAACAGGTTGCGGCGCCGCGGGCAGTTCAGGCGGCAGCGACCAGGTCACCCTGCGGTTTGCCTGGTGGGGCAACGAATACCTCAACGCCCAGACAGAGAAGGTCATTGACGCCTTCGAAGCCAGCCACCCCAACATCAAGATCGAGTCCGAGCCCGGCGAATGGGGCGGTTACTGGGACAAGCTGGCCACCAAGACCGCTGCCAATGATGCCCCCGACGTTATCCAGATGGACCAGAAGTACATCGCGGAGTACGGCGGGCGGGGCGCGCTCCTTGACCTGTCGAAGCAGGAGGAAATCGATACCTCGAAGCTGGACAAGGAGGCTCTCGCCTCGGGACAGTACGACGGCGCCCAGTACGGCCTGAGCACCGGCCAGAACGCCTACGTCATCATGGCCAACACCAAGGTCTTCGAGGCCGCCAACGTACCGGTCCCGGACGACACCAAGTGGACCTGGGACGAGTTCCTGGACATCGCCAGCAAGATCAGTGCCTCAGGCGACGGGAAGACCTACGGCGCCGCCTACGGAAGCAATGAGGCCGACCTCATCATCTGGCTGAGGCAGCACGGGCAGAACCTCTACTCCCAGGACGGCAAACTGGACTTTGACACTGCTACTGCTGCGTCGTTCTTTGAGCGGCTCAAGGAGCAGCGGGACTCGAAGGCAAGCCCGCCGGCCACGGTAGCCACCGAAGACTCCGGCGCGGGCCTGGAAGAGAGTCTCTTCGGCACCAACCGCGTGGGCATGGCCTGGTGGTGGACCAACCAGCTCGGCTCCCTTGAGTCCACCACGGGCAGCCCCATCAAGATGCTGCGCGCACCCAGCCAGGACGGCGCGTCAGCCAAGAATGGCATGTACTACAAGCCCACCATGTTCTGGTCCGCCTCGTCCCGCTCCAAGCATCCCAAGGAGGCGGCCGCGTTCATCGACTACCTCACCAACAACCCCGAGGCGGGCGCCATCCTGATGACGGACCGCGGCGTTCCCACCAACACAGAGATCGTCGAGGGCATCACGCCCACGCTGAAGCCGGCGGACACCACCGTGGTGTCATTCCTGAAGGACATCGCCCCGGACATCAAGGACGCTCCACCGGTGCCCCCGGTGGGTGCAGGCAGCGTACAGAACGTGATCAAGCGCTACACCGACGAAGTGCTGTATGACCGGCTGACGCCGCAGGCTGCCGCAGACGCCTTCAAGAAGGAAGTCGAAGGAATGCTCGCCAGCGCAAAGAAGTAA
- a CDS encoding ribonuclease HI family protein — protein MTITAAADGSALGNPGPAGWAWYVNDECWRAGGWPHGTNNQGELMAVLDLLRATAHVRQEDLHILCDSQYVINSITKWMPGWKRKGWRKADGKPVLNVELLKELDRELAGRKYTFEWVKGHAGHDLNEAADERARAAATAYQQGVAARSGPGFPGHQHGAGDGATVQAGTQTAATRVAGEQPSTDQGAASQRSAVPPSAARPAAKAGPDLFTDPGLFGDPKLFSEPDLFSELGSDAFGEEPDAAESSAEAQVEELERELLGPLVRGDMGRTAVLLHPDFMEIGSSGRVWTRDAMMMALEEDPGERTDIEILGTDRVGTSAVLLTYRSFARSGTTLRSSLWVLDGGRWRLRFHQGTPEA, from the coding sequence GTGACGATTACTGCAGCGGCTGACGGTTCGGCCTTGGGAAACCCCGGCCCTGCCGGATGGGCCTGGTACGTGAATGACGAGTGCTGGCGAGCCGGCGGGTGGCCCCACGGAACCAACAACCAGGGCGAACTTATGGCAGTGCTGGATCTGCTGCGTGCAACCGCGCACGTCCGGCAGGAGGACCTCCACATCCTTTGCGACAGCCAGTACGTCATCAACTCGATCACCAAGTGGATGCCCGGCTGGAAGCGGAAGGGCTGGCGCAAGGCGGACGGCAAGCCGGTCCTTAATGTTGAGCTCCTCAAGGAACTCGACCGTGAGCTTGCGGGGCGCAAATACACCTTTGAGTGGGTGAAAGGCCATGCCGGCCATGACCTCAACGAGGCCGCAGACGAGCGGGCCAGGGCGGCAGCCACGGCTTACCAGCAGGGCGTTGCTGCCCGGTCCGGACCTGGATTCCCAGGCCACCAGCACGGAGCCGGAGACGGCGCAACGGTGCAGGCCGGCACGCAAACGGCTGCCACCCGGGTTGCCGGCGAACAGCCTTCCACCGATCAGGGTGCCGCATCGCAGCGTTCGGCGGTGCCACCGTCTGCCGCACGGCCTGCCGCCAAGGCCGGGCCGGACCTGTTCACCGACCCCGGGCTCTTCGGCGACCCAAAGCTTTTCAGCGAACCGGATCTCTTCAGTGAGCTGGGCAGCGACGCCTTCGGCGAAGAACCGGACGCGGCAGAGTCATCCGCTGAAGCGCAGGTGGAGGAACTCGAACGGGAGCTCCTGGGCCCCCTTGTCCGTGGCGACATGGGCCGCACGGCCGTCCTGCTGCATCCGGACTTCATGGAGATCGGCAGTTCGGGCCGGGTCTGGACCCGGGACGCCATGATGATGGCCCTCGAAGAGGACCCGGGAGAGCGGACCGATATCGAGATCCTCGGGACCGACCGCGTCGGCACCAGCGCTGTCCTGCTGACCTACCGAAGCTTCGCCCGCTCCGGCACCACCCTGAGAAGCTCACTGTGGGTGCTCGACGGCGGCCGCTGGCGGCTGAGATTCCACCAAGGCACGCCGGAGGCATAG
- a CDS encoding WXG100 family type VII secretion target has protein sequence MSIISVDTELLQLKSASVQATVDRISTDVQSMKRGLDELQGSWRGSAATNFQALITEWTITQGRVEASLASINAALASAAASYAQAEQGNTQRFS, from the coding sequence ATGAGCATCATCTCCGTCGATACCGAACTCCTGCAACTGAAGTCGGCCAGCGTTCAAGCCACCGTGGACAGGATCAGCACCGACGTCCAGTCCATGAAGCGCGGCCTCGATGAGCTCCAGGGGTCCTGGCGGGGCTCTGCGGCTACAAACTTCCAGGCATTGATCACCGAGTGGACCATCACGCAGGGCAGGGTGGAAGCCTCGCTGGCCTCCATCAATGCAGCGCTGGCCTCCGCTGCGGCCAGCTACGCCCAGGCGGAGCAGGGAAACACGCAGCGCTTCAGCTAG
- a CDS encoding sensor histidine kinase produces MLKRWKSSSLRTQLVAMIMALLIIALTVTGAGTLALLHSYLQGQVDDKLNAAVGLAVKQQSFSQLQATSPEVPTDYSLLLFRQDQEPLRLGGDPDNHPAVSFISPEQARARDTVPFQVGGTDGENWRVVAVPVLSNNQPAVVLIGLPLEGVDDVLKHATLVVTGVGLLTLLLASLIASWTVSRSFRPLARVEKTAAAIAAGDLSRRVDVENPATELGRLSSSLNAMLAHIETAFAARTASEARMRRFAADASHELRTPLVTIRGFSELYRHGALTTDEDVATAMGRIESEAKRMGSMVEDLLLLARLDEQRPLQQKPVDLQLIAHDAVVDTQASDRSRVITLAGLDDGPAKPAPVLGDEAKIRQVLGNLVGNALRYTPEGSPIELAVGVRTVDGQQRSVVEVRDHGPGISEEDASKVFERFYRADTSRTRDTGGSGLGLAIVAAIVGSHGGSVRVQETDGGGATMVVSLPYRDEAAADSENEASDGKVIHI; encoded by the coding sequence TTGCTGAAACGGTGGAAGTCCTCGTCCCTGAGGACACAGCTGGTGGCCATGATCATGGCCCTGCTCATTATTGCCCTGACGGTGACCGGTGCCGGGACCCTGGCGCTGCTGCACAGCTACCTCCAGGGCCAGGTGGACGACAAGCTCAACGCCGCCGTGGGCCTTGCAGTCAAGCAGCAGTCCTTCTCGCAGCTTCAGGCCACCAGCCCCGAGGTCCCCACCGATTACTCCCTGCTTCTCTTCCGCCAGGACCAGGAGCCGCTCAGGCTCGGCGGCGACCCGGACAACCATCCGGCCGTCAGTTTCATCAGCCCGGAGCAAGCACGGGCCCGCGACACCGTCCCCTTCCAGGTTGGCGGCACGGACGGAGAGAACTGGCGGGTTGTGGCCGTCCCCGTCCTGTCCAACAACCAGCCTGCAGTAGTGCTCATCGGCCTTCCGCTCGAGGGCGTGGACGACGTCCTCAAGCACGCCACCCTGGTGGTCACCGGCGTCGGCCTGCTGACGCTCCTGCTCGCCTCACTGATTGCCAGCTGGACTGTTTCGCGCTCCTTCCGGCCACTGGCACGGGTGGAAAAGACCGCGGCCGCCATCGCAGCCGGAGACTTGTCCCGCCGCGTGGACGTCGAAAACCCGGCCACCGAGCTGGGCCGGCTCAGCAGCTCCCTGAACGCGATGCTGGCGCATATCGAGACGGCCTTCGCGGCCCGCACAGCATCCGAAGCCCGGATGAGGCGCTTCGCCGCGGACGCGTCGCACGAACTGAGGACCCCGCTGGTAACCATCCGCGGCTTCTCCGAGCTCTACCGCCACGGAGCCCTGACCACGGACGAGGACGTTGCCACGGCCATGGGGCGGATCGAAAGCGAAGCCAAGCGCATGGGTTCCATGGTGGAGGACCTCCTCCTCCTGGCCCGACTGGACGAGCAGCGCCCGCTGCAGCAAAAGCCCGTTGACCTCCAGCTCATTGCCCATGATGCCGTAGTGGACACCCAGGCCAGCGACCGCTCCCGTGTAATCACGCTTGCCGGACTCGACGACGGACCGGCCAAGCCCGCACCGGTACTCGGCGATGAGGCCAAAATCCGGCAGGTGCTGGGAAACCTGGTGGGCAACGCGCTGCGCTACACCCCCGAAGGCAGCCCCATCGAGCTGGCTGTCGGCGTGCGGACGGTGGACGGGCAGCAGCGCTCGGTGGTTGAGGTACGGGACCATGGCCCGGGCATCTCCGAGGAGGACGCGTCAAAGGTCTTTGAACGTTTCTACCGTGCAGATACCTCGCGGACACGCGACACCGGCGGCAGCGGCCTGGGCCTGGCCATCGTTGCGGCGATTGTTGGTTCACACGGCGGTTCTGTCCGCGTACAGGAGACCGACGGCGGGGGCGCCACCATGGTGGTTAGCCTGCCGTACCGGGACGAGGCCGCGGCGGACAGCGAGAACGAGGCCAGCGACGGCAAGGTTATCCACATATAG
- a CDS encoding response regulator transcription factor, protein MNKNGPEAKLLVVDDEPNIRELLSTSLRFAGFEVVSAANGRDALAAADAHAPDLAVLDVMLPDMDGFTVTRRLRASGKHFPVLFLTAKDDTEDKVTGLTVGGDDYVTKPFSLDEVVARIRAVLRRTQPLLDDDAVIRVGDLELDDDAHEVRRGGTVIELSPTEFKLLRYLMLNPNRVLSKSQILDHVWEYDFNGDASIVESYISYLRRKVDIDPDAPALIQTKRGVGYVLRTAEKR, encoded by the coding sequence ATGAACAAGAACGGCCCCGAAGCGAAGCTCCTCGTTGTTGACGATGAACCCAACATCCGTGAGCTGCTGTCCACGTCACTGCGGTTCGCCGGCTTCGAAGTGGTGTCCGCGGCCAACGGCCGTGATGCCCTGGCCGCCGCCGATGCCCACGCGCCAGACCTGGCTGTCCTCGACGTCATGCTTCCTGATATGGATGGGTTTACCGTCACCCGACGGCTGCGTGCCTCCGGCAAGCACTTCCCGGTCCTGTTCCTCACCGCCAAGGACGACACCGAAGACAAAGTCACCGGGCTCACCGTGGGCGGAGACGACTACGTGACCAAGCCGTTCAGCCTCGATGAGGTGGTGGCGCGCATCCGCGCCGTGCTCCGCCGCACGCAGCCGCTCCTCGACGACGACGCCGTTATCCGGGTGGGCGACCTCGAACTCGACGACGACGCCCACGAAGTGCGCCGCGGCGGCACTGTCATTGAACTCTCCCCCACCGAGTTCAAGCTGCTCCGCTACCTGATGCTGAATCCCAACCGCGTATTGTCCAAGTCGCAGATCCTGGACCACGTTTGGGAGTACGACTTCAACGGCGACGCCTCTATCGTGGAGTCCTACATTTCCTACCTGCGCCGCAAGGTGGACATCGATCCCGACGCCCCTGCCCTGATCCAGACCAAACGCGGCGTGGGCTACGTGCTCCGGACGGCCGAAAAGCGCTGA